One genomic segment of Borrelia hispanica CRI includes these proteins:
- a CDS encoding ParA family protein, translating into MDNKKTEIITIASIKGGVGKSTSAIILATLLSKNHRILLIDMDTQASVTSYYHDRIHEFEIDLENINIYEVLKGQLAVDDAIVNIENNLDLIPSYLSLHTFGEEPLPYKEHRLKKSLKYLKVKYDFIILDTNPHLDSTLSNALVISDYVLVPMTAEKWTVESLQLLEFFIEKLDLSPQVFLFVTKFKKNNTHKHLLEKLQGKKGFLGIISEREDLNRRIAENDVFDLKKDYIEEYVETFNEFILKIQEFIPEAGET; encoded by the coding sequence ATGGATAATAAAAAAACAGAAATAATAACAATTGCTTCGATTAAAGGTGGTGTTGGGAAAAGTACAAGTGCTATTATACTTGCAACTTTATTATCTAAAAATCATAGAATACTTTTGATTGATATGGATACTCAAGCATCAGTGACAAGTTACTATCATGACAGGATACATGAGTTTGAGATAGACTTGGAGAATATTAATATATATGAAGTTTTAAAAGGTCAATTAGCTGTAGATGATGCAATTGTTAATATTGAGAATAACTTAGATTTAATTCCTAGTTATTTGAGTTTACATACATTTGGAGAAGAACCTTTGCCGTATAAAGAGCATAGATTAAAAAAAAGCTTAAAATATTTAAAAGTTAAATATGATTTTATCATACTTGATACTAACCCTCATTTAGATTCTACATTATCTAATGCTTTAGTTATTAGTGATTACGTACTTGTTCCGATGACAGCTGAAAAATGGACAGTTGAGAGTTTGCAATTATTAGAATTTTTTATAGAAAAATTAGATTTGAGTCCTCAAGTTTTTTTATTTGTGACAAAATTTAAGAAAAATAATACACATAAGCATTTGTTAGAAAAATTACAAGGAAAAAAGGGATTTTTAGGCATAATATCAGAGCGTGAAGATCTTAATAGGAGAATAGCAGAGAATGATGTTTTTGATTTAAAGAAAGATTATATAGAGGAATATGTGGAAACTTTTAATGAGTTTATATTAAAAATACAAGAATTTATTCCGGAGGCCGGAGAAACTTGA
- a CDS encoding plasmid maintenance protein, translated as MRNKKKLINKYQHKLIVLISTLNFVNSKFKKYNQNKILYYFNNNLNNNGQKKATLKTLQSYLYKLEKEFQVTSNYYRHLGENCGTEIHYKLRFSKKVCHYKINKHFKDKKEDRFQQRANLYHQQTCTNNGSLKKNGSVEKWECINNINNKNNKKKKEEIKKIEREKAQLEKYIKKCEFKDDKYLSILNLETTKEIKIKKLIALKKEENRKEREQNKSKKLEEKQKELEKILEETKEGLKKEGYDEKQLETEIQKAYERYKDKPHFIVESSKYGDLGQIVKRIKKTVEREKKGRKEDHKQIRNNIFSILIDQLKNKVEVKVLAPILKNYLNKQVDLKYSKVFDNHYYYEILDMVEGKEHLRIEEYEKLVD; from the coding sequence ATGAGGAACAAAAAAAAGCTCATCAATAAATACCAACACAAATTAATTGTTTTAATATCAACATTAAATTTTGTAAATTCTAAGTTTAAAAAATATAATCAAAATAAAATACTCTACTATTTTAATAATAACTTAAACAACAATGGTCAAAAAAAAGCTACACTCAAAACTCTACAAAGTTATTTATACAAACTAGAAAAAGAATTTCAAGTAACTAGTAACTATTACAGACATTTAGGAGAAAATTGCGGTACTGAAATTCACTATAAACTTAGATTTTCTAAAAAAGTATGTCACTATAAAATCAATAAACATTTTAAAGACAAAAAAGAAGACAGATTCCAACAACGTGCTAACTTATATCATCAACAAACATGCACTAATAATGGGAGTCTAAAGAAAAATGGGAGTGTAGAAAAATGGGAGTGTATTAATAATATTAATAATAAGAATAATAAAAAGAAGAAGGAAGAAATAAAAAAAATAGAAAGAGAAAAGGCACAGCTAGAAAAGTATATAAAGAAGTGTGAATTCAAAGATGATAAATATCTCTCAATTTTAAATTTAGAAACAACAAAAGAAATTAAAATAAAGAAGCTAATAGCATTGAAGAAAGAAGAGAATAGAAAAGAAAGGGAACAGAATAAAAGCAAGAAATTAGAAGAAAAACAAAAGGAACTAGAAAAGATACTAGAAGAGACAAAAGAAGGATTAAAAAAAGAAGGATACGATGAGAAGCAATTAGAAACAGAGATACAAAAAGCGTATGAGAGATATAAAGACAAGCCGCACTTTATCGTAGAGAGTAGTAAATATGGCGATTTAGGACAGATAGTAAAGAGGATTAAAAAAACAGTTGAACGAGAGAAAAAAGGTCGAAAAGAAGACCACAAGCAGATTAGAAATAATATATTTAGTATACTAATAGATCAGTTGAAGAACAAAGTAGAGGTTAAAGTTTTAGCGCCAATATTGAAAAATTATTTAAATAAGCAAGTTGATTTGAAGTATAGCAAGGTATTTGATAATCATTATTACTATGAAATTTTAGATATGGTAGAAGGGAAAGAGCATTTAAGAATAGAGGAGTATGAAAAGCTTGTTGACTAA
- a CDS encoding DUF226 domain-containing protein yields the protein MDSVLERLKEKKLDIEVNNQKPVFITMKEKPLFIKVEIDNNRTLYHTKVMMDLYAFGVNKNQKHKFFISFRGLFNQKKVEAFNLFSLKEGDKFLGIFYGYRKPIKNVAVKYEENGITKVSTFSKIYYIGFKFNKGDIFCYLKGISRLLKKESSETKYYKSLVNKFLNLEREVYAFYGKKLPKGGLIKEWIIKKQK from the coding sequence ATGGATAGTGTATTAGAGCGTCTTAAAGAAAAAAAATTAGATATTGAAGTTAATAATCAAAAGCCTGTGTTTATTACAATGAAAGAGAAACCTTTATTTATCAAAGTAGAGATTGATAACAATAGGACGTTGTATCATACAAAAGTCATGATGGATTTGTATGCATTCGGGGTTAATAAAAATCAAAAGCATAAATTTTTTATTTCGTTTAGGGGATTGTTTAATCAAAAAAAAGTAGAAGCATTTAATCTATTTTCTCTAAAAGAAGGAGACAAATTTTTAGGTATATTTTATGGATATAGAAAGCCAATAAAAAATGTTGCTGTAAAATACGAAGAGAATGGGATTACAAAAGTATCTACATTTTCAAAAATTTATTATATAGGGTTCAAGTTTAATAAAGGAGATATTTTTTGTTATCTTAAGGGAATATCACGCTTATTAAAAAAAGAAAGTTCTGAAACAAAATATTATAAATCATTGGTTAATAAATTTTTAAATTTAGAAAGAGAAGTATATGCGTTTTATGGGAAAAAATTACCAAAAGGGGGATTGATTAAAGAATGGATAATAAAAAAACAGAAATAA
- a CDS encoding single-stranded DNA-binding protein yields MISKEWKSDVGFMMMGVLMSDINNITLSGRLVRDSLLSYSSTNLAILNFAIANNIKVKREGEWRDNAQFFNCVLFGKRAETLLHFLLKGKQVVVQGSMRHEYYKDKHSGIDKIKSIIFVDQLRLFGG; encoded by the coding sequence GTGATCTCCAAAGAATGGAAATCAGACGTAGGCTTTATGATGATGGGTGTTTTGATGTCTGACATTAATAATATCACATTATCAGGACGTTTAGTTAGAGATTCACTTTTATCTTATAGTAGTACAAATTTAGCTATATTAAATTTTGCTATAGCTAATAATATTAAAGTTAAAAGAGAAGGTGAGTGGAGAGATAATGCCCAATTTTTTAATTGTGTATTATTTGGTAAGCGAGCAGAAACTCTTCTTCATTTTCTTCTTAAAGGCAAGCAAGTTGTTGTTCAAGGGTCTATGAGACATGAGTATTATAAGGATAAACATAGTGGAATTGATAAAATTAAAAGCATTATTTTTGTAGATCAACTGAGATTGTTTGGTGGGG
- a CDS encoding YqaJ viral recombinase family protein, translating into MGKKFHIKIICILKVPYKDNLHIKKGKALENLGFAEFLRIYFDNIQILHKNKYANGIDKYNYFKRVGLGDNLVGATIDGWFVNNQGETELLEIKCSDSNYLTSAITEYNQTGNFLESKYFFKYYVQAQIQLACTGLSKCNLFFLIGDEPVNCVIESNNSFIAKVMVYISALDMEVRRICNLIKNDKSIELTNIDIENLTNHIKLLLQDSKFCSDLAELNYKDEFINFLNIVNLNIGAEERELLEKHLVDIQSKQTEIEKKEKENAKELYALTKQYKDVLKDIFGKLSIDF; encoded by the coding sequence TTGGGAAAGAAGTTCCATATAAAGATAATTTGCATATTAAAAGTTCCATATAAAGATAATTTGCATATTAAAAAAGGAAAAGCATTAGAAAATTTAGGATTTGCTGAGTTTCTACGTATTTACTTTGATAATATACAAATTTTACACAAAAACAAATATGCTAATGGGATAGACAAATATAATTACTTCAAACGAGTAGGATTAGGAGATAATCTTGTTGGTGCAACAATAGATGGTTGGTTTGTAAATAATCAAGGTGAAACAGAACTATTAGAGATTAAATGTAGTGATAGTAATTATTTAACATCAGCTATTACAGAATATAATCAAACAGGTAATTTTTTAGAAAGTAAATATTTCTTTAAATATTATGTTCAAGCACAGATACAACTTGCATGTACTGGATTATCAAAATGCAACCTATTCTTTTTAATTGGAGATGAGCCTGTTAATTGTGTTATAGAAAGTAATAATAGCTTTATAGCAAAAGTGATGGTTTATATTTCTGCATTGGATATGGAAGTTAGGCGTATTTGTAATCTTATAAAGAATGACAAATCTATTGAACTTACAAATATTGATATAGAAAATTTAACTAATCATATAAAACTATTACTACAAGATAGTAAATTTTGTTCAGATTTAGCAGAATTAAATTATAAAGATGAATTTATAAATTTTCTAAATATTGTTAATTTAAATATTGGTGCTGAAGAGCGAGAACTTTTGGAGAAACATTTAGTTGATATTCAATCTAAACAAACAGAAATAGAGAAGAAAGAGAAAGAGAATGCTAAAGAATTATATGCACTTACTAAACAATATAAGGATGTTCTTAAAGATATATTTGGCAAGTTATCTATTGATTTTTGA